The following are from one region of the Bacillus methanolicus MGA3 genome:
- the pflB gene encoding formate C-acetyltransferase, translating to MKQWEGFTGGTWQTEVNVRDFILKNFKEYKGSDSFLEGPTEATTKLWKQVMDLSKQERDHGGVLDMDTEIVSTITSHGPGYLNKELEKIFGFQTDKPFKRSLQPFGGIRMAVQSCESYGFKVNEEIVKIFTEYRKTHNQGVFDAYTDEMKLARKAGIITGLPDAYGRGRIIGDYRRVPLYGVDFLINEKKKDLKQTSRTMTENNIRLREEISEQIRALEELKKLAESYGYDISQPASNASEAFQWLYFAYLAAIKEQNGAAMSLGRVSTFLDIYIERDLEKGLIIEKEAQELVDHFVMKLRLVRFARTPEYNELFSGDPTWVTESIGGMALDGRSLVTKNSFRFLHTLDNLGPAPEPNLTVLWSTQLPEEFKKYCAKMSIKTSSIQYENDDIMRPEYGDDYGIACCVSPMKIGKQMQFFGARANLAKALLYAINGGLDEKLKIQVGPKYRPITSDVLDYEEVMEKFDDMMEWLAELYINTLNIIHYMHDKYCYERIEMALHDTKILRTMATGIAGLSVVADSLSAIKHANVKVIRDESGLAVDFEIEGDFPKYGNNDDRVDSIAVDIVKRFMKKLRKHQTYRDSVHSLSILTITSNVVYGKKTGNTPDGRRAGEPFAPGANPMHGRDTKGTLASLSSVAKLPFSYAMDGISNTFSIVPKALGKEDESRVNNLVAILDGYAMKEGHHLNVNVFNRETLLDAMEHPELYPQLTIRVSGYAVNFIKLTREQQLDVINRTFHETM from the coding sequence ATGAAACAGTGGGAAGGATTTACTGGCGGAACGTGGCAAACTGAAGTAAATGTTCGTGACTTTATCTTAAAAAACTTTAAAGAGTATAAGGGTTCTGACAGTTTCCTTGAAGGTCCGACTGAAGCTACAACAAAATTATGGAAGCAGGTTATGGATTTATCGAAACAAGAACGGGATCATGGCGGTGTTCTTGATATGGACACTGAAATCGTCTCTACGATTACCTCACATGGACCAGGGTATTTGAATAAGGAATTAGAAAAGATTTTTGGCTTTCAAACTGACAAACCGTTTAAGCGGTCACTGCAGCCGTTCGGCGGAATCCGCATGGCTGTACAGTCTTGTGAATCGTATGGATTCAAAGTAAACGAAGAAATCGTGAAAATTTTTACAGAATATCGGAAGACTCATAACCAAGGAGTTTTTGATGCTTATACAGATGAAATGAAGCTTGCCCGTAAAGCCGGAATCATTACCGGTCTTCCGGATGCTTACGGACGCGGACGGATTATCGGAGACTATCGCCGTGTTCCCCTTTACGGTGTTGACTTCCTAATCAATGAGAAGAAAAAAGATTTAAAACAAACAAGCCGTACTATGACTGAAAACAATATTCGACTGCGTGAAGAAATTTCTGAGCAAATCAGAGCGCTGGAAGAATTAAAGAAGCTTGCTGAAAGTTACGGTTATGATATTTCACAGCCTGCTTCAAATGCTTCCGAAGCCTTTCAATGGCTTTACTTTGCTTACCTGGCAGCAATCAAAGAACAAAACGGCGCTGCGATGAGCCTAGGCCGCGTATCAACCTTCTTAGATATTTATATAGAGAGAGATTTAGAGAAAGGCCTTATTATTGAAAAAGAAGCTCAGGAACTGGTCGACCATTTTGTTATGAAGCTTCGGCTTGTAAGATTCGCCCGAACTCCGGAGTATAATGAATTATTTAGCGGCGATCCTACATGGGTTACTGAATCGATCGGCGGCATGGCTTTAGACGGACGCTCACTTGTTACGAAAAACTCATTCCGCTTCCTGCATACCCTTGATAACCTAGGTCCTGCTCCGGAGCCAAACTTAACGGTACTATGGTCTACACAACTTCCGGAGGAATTCAAAAAGTATTGTGCGAAAATGTCAATTAAAACAAGCTCCATCCAGTATGAAAATGATGATATTATGCGGCCTGAATACGGTGATGATTATGGAATCGCTTGCTGCGTATCACCAATGAAAATCGGTAAGCAAATGCAATTTTTCGGAGCGCGTGCAAACCTTGCAAAAGCCCTGCTCTACGCCATTAACGGCGGTTTAGATGAAAAGCTCAAAATTCAGGTCGGTCCTAAGTACAGACCGATTACATCTGATGTTCTAGACTATGAAGAGGTAATGGAAAAATTTGACGATATGATGGAATGGCTTGCAGAATTGTATATCAACACTTTGAATATCATCCATTATATGCATGACAAATATTGCTATGAACGAATTGAAATGGCCCTTCATGATACAAAGATTTTACGCACAATGGCCACTGGAATTGCCGGCTTAAGTGTTGTTGCTGATTCGTTAAGTGCCATTAAACATGCCAATGTAAAAGTGATCCGTGATGAAAGCGGTCTAGCTGTCGATTTTGAAATTGAAGGTGATTTTCCTAAATACGGAAACAATGATGACCGTGTTGACAGCATCGCAGTTGATATCGTGAAGCGGTTCATGAAAAAGCTTCGCAAGCATCAAACATACCGCGATTCAGTCCATTCCTTGTCGATTTTAACCATAACTTCCAATGTAGTATATGGAAAGAAAACCGGCAACACTCCTGACGGCCGCCGTGCTGGAGAACCATTTGCTCCCGGAGCGAACCCAATGCACGGACGCGATACAAAAGGAACGCTTGCGTCTCTCTCTTCAGTGGCTAAACTGCCATTCAGCTATGCAATGGACGGTATTTCAAATACTTTCTCAATCGTTCCAAAAGCATTGGGAAAAGAAGATGAAAGCCGCGTTAATAACCTTGTAGCAATATTAGATGGATATGCAATGAAAGAAGGCCATCATCTAAACGTTAACGTCTTTAATCGTGAAACTTTGCTTGATGCGATGGAACATCCGGAATTGTATCCGCAATTAACAATACGAGTTTCCGGATATGCAGTCAACTTTATTAAACTAACTCGTGAACAGCAATTAGATGTTATAAACCGTACTTTCCACGAAACAATGTAA
- the pflA gene encoding pyruvate formate-lyase-activating protein — MFGNIHSIETFGTVDGPGVRYVVFTQGCLLRCQYCHNADTWEIGSGKQMSVSEIIEDLKQYLPFIESAGGGITVSGGEPLLQIPFLLELFRECKKLGIHTAIDSSGGCFSSAPLFQAQLKELLQYTDLILLDLKQIDRKKHLKLTGMTNDHILEFARFLSEQKIPIWIRHVLVPGITDDHNDLNRLGDFIGELTNVEKVEVLPYHKLGVYKWEALGYEYPLKNIDPPNDEQIKIA; from the coding sequence ATGTTCGGAAATATTCATTCGATTGAAACATTTGGAACAGTTGACGGCCCAGGAGTTCGCTATGTCGTATTTACTCAGGGCTGCCTTCTCCGCTGCCAATACTGTCATAACGCTGATACATGGGAGATCGGTTCAGGGAAACAAATGTCCGTTTCCGAAATTATTGAAGATTTAAAGCAATATTTGCCTTTTATTGAATCAGCAGGAGGAGGGATTACTGTTAGCGGCGGAGAGCCGCTTCTTCAGATCCCTTTTCTTCTTGAGCTTTTTAGAGAATGCAAAAAACTCGGAATCCATACAGCGATTGACTCTTCAGGAGGATGTTTTTCTTCTGCACCTCTCTTTCAAGCACAGCTTAAAGAGTTATTGCAGTATACAGATCTCATATTATTGGATCTTAAACAAATCGACAGAAAAAAACATCTTAAGCTTACCGGGATGACAAATGATCATATATTGGAGTTTGCTCGTTTTCTTTCCGAACAAAAAATTCCGATATGGATTCGCCACGTTCTCGTTCCTGGAATAACCGATGACCATAATGACTTAAATCGTCTCGGTGATTTTATCGGAGAATTAACAAATGTCGAAAAAGTTGAAGTTCTCCCCTATCATAAACTGGGTGTTTATAAATGGGAAGCCCTCGGGTATGAATATCCATTAAAAAATATTGATCCTCCAAATGATGAACAAATTAAAATAGCATAA
- a CDS encoding biotin transporter BioY yields MTNEQRRLRMMIITALFAAIIGVMAQITIPLPLVPITGQTLAIGLAATILGARYGTLSVILYVIIGAAGIPVFAEMKAGVSVLVGPTGGYLFSFIPTAFFIGWFLEKTSFTIKNALIANIIGMLITLTLGTVWLKVAASLSWTEAFAGGFTPFIIVGIIKAILASWIGILVRNRLISANLLLTIKSA; encoded by the coding sequence ATGACCAATGAACAACGAAGACTAAGAATGATGATTATTACTGCTTTATTTGCGGCGATAATCGGGGTAATGGCACAGATTACGATTCCGCTTCCGCTTGTTCCAATCACTGGACAAACACTGGCAATTGGACTAGCCGCAACGATTCTAGGAGCAAGATACGGAACGCTTTCTGTTATTTTATATGTAATCATTGGTGCAGCAGGGATACCGGTATTTGCTGAGATGAAAGCCGGCGTCTCAGTTCTTGTCGGTCCTACTGGAGGCTATTTATTTAGCTTTATTCCTACTGCTTTCTTTATTGGATGGTTTCTCGAAAAAACATCCTTCACGATTAAGAACGCTTTAATTGCAAATATTATCGGCATGCTGATCACGTTGACACTTGGAACTGTATGGCTGAAAGTTGCTGCATCCCTTTCTTGGACAGAAGCTTTCGCTGGAGGATTTACTCCTTTTATTATTGTAGGAATAATCAAAGCCATCCTTGCTTCATGGATTGGAATTTTAGTCAGAAACAGGCTGATATCAGCCAACTTATTGTTAACAATCAAATCAGCTTAA
- the yidC gene encoding membrane protein insertase YidC encodes MKNNRLLLTLFTLIISTSFLTACQAAGGNNKSFFNTYIVQYFIKTIHFVAGLFGGNFGLSIIVITILIRLILMPLVLKQYKNQQAMKEKMDLLKPELDEIQKKLKSTKKPEEQQKLQQEMFALYRKHGVNPLSVGCLPIIIQMPILLGFYYAIRGSKEIATHSFLWFNLGQPDLFMTAAAGIVYYLQFKVSQSNLPEAQQNQMKYFGLLSPIMIVFVSLHAPAVLPLYWTVGGLFLIMQTILARKLYSTEKRRENSN; translated from the coding sequence ATGAAAAATAACCGTCTTTTGTTAACGCTTTTCACCTTAATCATCAGTACAAGCTTTCTAACCGCCTGCCAAGCTGCAGGAGGAAATAATAAAAGTTTTTTTAATACTTATATTGTTCAATATTTCATTAAGACGATACATTTTGTTGCAGGCCTTTTCGGAGGCAATTTCGGATTGTCGATAATTGTTATTACGATTTTAATACGATTAATTTTAATGCCCTTAGTGTTAAAACAATATAAAAATCAGCAAGCGATGAAAGAAAAAATGGATTTGCTGAAACCAGAGCTGGATGAAATTCAAAAGAAATTAAAAAGCACGAAAAAACCTGAGGAACAACAAAAATTGCAGCAGGAGATGTTTGCCTTATATCGAAAACACGGAGTTAATCCACTATCTGTTGGATGTCTCCCTATTATCATTCAAATGCCGATTTTACTCGGGTTTTATTATGCGATCAGGGGTTCGAAGGAAATTGCAACCCATTCGTTTTTGTGGTTTAATCTTGGACAGCCTGATCTGTTTATGACCGCCGCTGCAGGAATCGTCTATTATTTGCAGTTTAAAGTTTCTCAATCAAATTTGCCTGAAGCCCAGCAAAATCAAATGAAATATTTCGGATTGCTTTCTCCGATTATGATCGTATTTGTTTCGTTGCATGCACCCGCGGTATTGCCGCTGTACTGGACAGTCGGCGGATTATTTTTGATCATGCAAACGATCCTTGCTAGAAAATTGTATTCAACTGAAAAGCGTCGTGAAAATTCCAATTGA
- the crcB gene encoding fluoride efflux transporter CrcB has translation MMKILLVAFGGFFGAVSRYFISRKLNGHKSKIPFGTLTVNLLGSFLLGILIGKNFGEAVYLLLGIGFMGAFTTFSTLKAETLQLFEQKETFKSAFYLAITYIVGIIAGLLGLVIGRS, from the coding sequence ATGATGAAAATTTTACTTGTTGCCTTCGGAGGTTTTTTCGGGGCAGTATCCAGATACTTCATTTCAAGGAAATTAAATGGCCATAAATCTAAAATTCCTTTTGGAACATTAACAGTTAATTTACTCGGCTCGTTTCTACTTGGAATTCTTATCGGAAAAAACTTTGGGGAAGCTGTATATCTGTTATTGGGAATTGGATTTATGGGGGCTTTTACTACCTTTTCAACGCTGAAAGCAGAAACACTTCAGCTATTTGAACAAAAAGAAACTTTCAAATCAGCTTTTTATTTAGCTATTACATACATTGTCGGCATAATAGCCGGCTTACTCGGACTGGTAATAGGGAGGTCCTAA
- the crcB gene encoding fluoride efflux transporter CrcB — protein sequence MYYVVIGFGGMIGSLLRYFLSITALSLWGKGFPLGTLLANLLGAFTLGWLTKNKAIQRKLPPHIVSGIGTGIIGSFTTFSTFSLETIQLVEQNNLFLGFIYVIVSIIGGLFSVWLGSYIAKNAKYTGKDSL from the coding sequence TTGTATTATGTCGTGATCGGTTTTGGAGGAATGATTGGAAGTCTGCTGCGATACTTTCTTTCCATTACTGCCTTGTCGCTATGGGGAAAAGGTTTTCCTTTAGGTACATTACTTGCAAATTTATTGGGTGCATTTACACTCGGATGGTTGACAAAAAATAAGGCAATACAGCGCAAACTTCCGCCGCATATCGTGAGCGGTATCGGAACGGGAATCATCGGTTCATTTACGACATTTTCAACATTTAGTTTGGAAACAATACAACTAGTGGAGCAAAACAACCTGTTTCTCGGATTCATATATGTAATCGTGAGTATTATCGGCGGCCTTTTTTCTGTATGGCTAGGTTCTTATATCGCAAAAAACGCTAAATATACGGGGAAAGATAGTCTATGA
- a CDS encoding YhcN/YlaJ family sporulation lipoprotein, producing the protein MINLKLPLFMASILAFLLVTACTNNMNNDTARRNNTGPKNVGYNNNVDIMDQNRDIIRNDRDGNNAPRMVVADRAAERIAAMPEVDQANVIVTDNNAYVAAKLNDDHNRANTKNGNYGLTADIERKISDHVKAVDRDIDNVYVSVNPDFYDRMRNYADDIRAGKPIQGFFEEFTEAVRRVFPNQR; encoded by the coding sequence GTGATAAATTTGAAATTACCTTTGTTTATGGCTTCAATATTAGCCTTTTTATTGGTAACAGCATGTACAAATAATATGAATAATGACACGGCGCGCCGTAATAATACAGGGCCGAAAAATGTTGGTTATAACAACAATGTGGATATTATGGATCAAAATAGGGATATAATTAGGAATGATCGGGACGGCAATAATGCTCCCCGAATGGTAGTTGCCGACAGGGCTGCTGAAAGAATTGCTGCAATGCCTGAGGTAGACCAAGCTAATGTGATCGTAACAGACAATAATGCTTATGTAGCTGCAAAGCTGAACGATGATCATAATAGAGCAAACACCAAAAATGGCAACTACGGTTTAACGGCGGATATTGAGAGGAAAATATCTGACCATGTAAAAGCCGTCGACAGAGATATTGACAATGTGTATGTTTCTGTGAATCCGGATTTTTACGATCGGATGAGAAATTATGCGGATGATATTCGTGCTGGAAAACCTATTCAAGGATTTTTTGAAGAATTTACAGAAGCAGTTAGGAGAGTTTTCCCGAATCAGCGTTAA
- a CDS encoding hemolysin family protein, translated as MGIVNLIFVAILIALTAFFVASEFAIVKIRSTRIDQLVAEGNKNAIAAKRIISNLDGYLSACQLGITVTALGLGWLGEPTVEHLLLPLFEKLNLGDSVASIFSLVTAFLLITFLHVVVGELAPKTFAIQKAESITLFCARPLMSFYKVMYPFIWALNGSARAFTGLFGLKPELEHEAAHSEEELRIILSQSYESGEINQSEFKYVNNIFEFDDRIAKEIMVPRTEIVSVSKDDTIEDILKVAKLEKYTRYPVILDGDKDHVIGLINIKEVLTDCIYGIDKKQKTIESYTKPIIQVIESIPIQNLLLKMQKERIHMAILLDEYGGTAGLVTVEDILEEIVGEIQDEFDIDEVPEIQKVQEKHYIFDSKVLIDEVNDLLGINIEEEDIDTIGGWMLTQNFYLEKGESVVFGGYEFKVLEREEHYIKRIEVFPTKVDPNAIQKTEPTLYQ; from the coding sequence TTGGGAATAGTTAACCTGATATTTGTTGCCATCTTAATCGCACTTACGGCATTTTTCGTTGCATCCGAATTTGCTATTGTAAAAATTAGATCGACTCGTATAGATCAACTAGTAGCAGAAGGAAATAAAAACGCGATTGCCGCAAAAAGAATTATTTCAAACCTAGATGGATACTTGTCCGCTTGTCAGTTAGGTATTACAGTGACAGCATTGGGGTTAGGGTGGTTAGGTGAACCAACTGTTGAACATCTGCTGCTTCCTTTGTTCGAAAAGCTTAATTTAGGTGATTCTGTTGCAAGTATATTTTCCCTTGTAACAGCTTTTCTATTGATTACCTTTTTACACGTCGTAGTCGGTGAGTTGGCTCCAAAAACATTTGCCATTCAAAAGGCAGAATCTATTACACTGTTTTGTGCGCGTCCTTTAATGTCCTTCTATAAAGTCATGTATCCATTCATTTGGGCATTAAATGGTTCAGCACGTGCGTTTACAGGCTTATTTGGGCTTAAACCTGAATTAGAACATGAAGCTGCTCACAGTGAAGAAGAGTTGCGCATCATTCTTTCGCAAAGCTATGAGAGCGGTGAAATTAATCAGTCCGAATTCAAATATGTAAATAACATTTTTGAATTTGATGACCGGATTGCCAAAGAGATTATGGTGCCGCGTACAGAAATCGTCAGTGTTTCAAAAGATGATACCATTGAGGACATCTTGAAGGTGGCAAAGCTTGAAAAATATACTCGTTATCCTGTTATACTGGATGGCGATAAAGACCACGTCATTGGATTAATTAACATAAAGGAAGTATTAACAGACTGTATCTATGGGATAGATAAGAAACAAAAAACAATTGAATCCTATACGAAGCCAATCATCCAAGTAATTGAATCCATACCCATCCAAAATTTATTACTAAAAATGCAAAAAGAACGAATTCATATGGCCATCTTGCTGGATGAATATGGTGGAACAGCAGGTCTTGTAACTGTTGAGGACATTTTGGAAGAAATCGTTGGTGAAATCCAAGATGAGTTCGACATCGATGAAGTACCTGAAATTCAAAAAGTACAAGAAAAACACTATATCTTTGACTCAAAAGTCTTAATTGATGAAGTGAATGATTTATTAGGAATAAATATTGAAGAAGAAGACATTGATACAATTGGCGGTTGGATGCTTACCCAGAACTTCTATCTCGAAAAAGGCGAATCTGTGGTGTTTGGCGGGTATGAGTTTAAGGTACTTGAAAGGGAAGAACATTATATTAAACGAATTGAAGTTTTTCCAACCAAAGTCGACCCAAACGCCATACAAAAAACAGAGCCAACATTATATCAATAA
- a CDS encoding MerR family transcriptional regulator, whose protein sequence is MFRIGEPAVVANVTKRTIDYYTNSGLIKTECTGSNYCYYSQ, encoded by the coding sequence ATGTTCCGCATTGGCGAACCGGCAGTAGTGGCGAATGTCACAAAACGAACCATCGATTATTACACAAATTCAGGATTAATTAAAACTGAATGTACTGGTTCTAATTATTGTTATTACTCCCAATAA
- a CDS encoding DUF6501 family protein encodes MIHQTWHDRDTIKKVKCVHTDAKKYIVNHALTPGKVYEVKNETEEFYFIIDNTGKVGGFYKDYFEDA; translated from the coding sequence ATGATTCATCAAACATGGCATGACCGAGATACAATAAAAAAAGTAAAATGCGTCCATACCGATGCAAAAAAATACATTGTTAACCATGCTTTAACACCTGGAAAGGTTTATGAGGTTAAAAATGAAACTGAAGAATTTTATTTTATTATCGATAATACAGGAAAAGTAGGCGGCTTTTATAAAGACTATTTTGAAGACGCATAA
- a CDS encoding secondary thiamine-phosphate synthase enzyme YjbQ, with protein sequence MLQKFTIRTNKRDEFYEVTSEVEKAVKNSGIKEGVAIVYCPHTTAGITINENADPDVKRDMIRRFDEIYPWHHTLDRHMEGNTAAHMKASTVGASQQIIISNGELLLGIWQGIYFCEFDGPRTRTFYVKIIQSE encoded by the coding sequence TTGTTGCAAAAATTTACTATTCGTACAAATAAACGTGATGAATTTTATGAGGTAACGTCTGAAGTGGAAAAAGCAGTAAAAAACTCCGGAATTAAGGAAGGTGTGGCGATCGTATATTGTCCTCATACGACGGCCGGAATTACCATTAATGAAAATGCTGACCCGGATGTGAAACGCGACATGATTCGCCGGTTTGATGAAATTTACCCTTGGCACCACACATTGGATCGACATATGGAAGGAAACACGGCGGCCCATATGAAAGCTAGCACTGTAGGTGCATCCCAGCAGATCATTATTTCCAACGGAGAGCTATTGTTAGGAATATGGCAGGGAATTTACTTTTGTGAATTTGATGGTCCGCGTACCCGAACTTTTTATGTAAAAATTATACAGTCAGAATAA
- a CDS encoding VOC family protein has product MKLELDHVVHFLNRHPIEAVNLLKNYGYHAVMGGRHENWGTHNSLFYNGLSYVEFLAIEDQHKANQTDNPLVQQLTKDIRNGEGVGQICLRTNNISVLKQTIRKRGFNTSEIFEGSRRREDGSVIRWKMLFILEKNFMPFPFFIEWEQTDEERLNELKKLRMITEDQENRSIKSVSYTVHNAEKAAKKWSKLFDVPIHNFSNSDEITAGIQIGGLEIVFVQPALKESSLYKVLQQRGERPFFVKFEPTLRKQGIELFGTRYQ; this is encoded by the coding sequence ATGAAACTTGAACTTGACCACGTGGTTCATTTTCTTAACAGGCATCCGATTGAAGCAGTAAATTTATTAAAAAATTACGGATATCATGCTGTGATGGGCGGACGTCATGAAAATTGGGGCACACATAACAGCCTTTTTTATAACGGATTGTCATATGTTGAATTTCTAGCAATAGAAGATCAACATAAAGCCAACCAAACAGATAATCCCCTTGTCCAACAGCTAACAAAAGATATACGAAATGGTGAAGGAGTTGGACAAATTTGTCTTAGGACAAATAATATTTCTGTTTTAAAACAAACCATTAGAAAAAGAGGTTTTAATACATCCGAAATTTTTGAGGGCAGCCGGAGACGTGAGGATGGATCAGTCATTCGTTGGAAAATGCTTTTTATTCTTGAGAAAAATTTTATGCCATTTCCTTTTTTTATTGAATGGGAACAAACGGATGAAGAACGGCTTAATGAATTAAAAAAGCTGCGAATGATAACAGAAGATCAGGAAAATCGTTCAATTAAATCGGTAAGCTATACTGTACATAATGCTGAAAAAGCTGCAAAAAAATGGTCAAAATTATTTGATGTACCAATTCATAATTTTTCAAATTCAGATGAAATTACTGCAGGTATCCAGATTGGAGGATTAGAAATCGTTTTTGTCCAGCCTGCCTTGAAAGAAAGCAGTCTTTATAAAGTTTTGCAGCAGCGAGGTGAAAGACCTTTTTTTGTAAAATTTGAACCGACCCTTCGTAAACAGGGAATTGAGCTGTTTGGAACTAGATATCAATAA
- the sda gene encoding sporulation histidine kinase inhibitor Sda, whose translation MKIMSNELLIVSYRDALKSDKDKEWAKILKDEIKRRGLKPFKKR comes from the coding sequence ATGAAAATTATGAGTAATGAATTGTTGATTGTCTCGTATCGTGATGCACTGAAGTCGGATAAGGATAAGGAATGGGCAAAAATTTTAAAAGATGAAATCAAAAGACGAGGATTGAAGCCTTTTAAGAAACGATGA
- the odhB gene encoding 2-oxoglutarate dehydrogenase complex dihydrolipoyllysine-residue succinyltransferase → MAEIKVPELAESITEGTIAQWLKKPGDFVNKGEYIVELETDKVNVEIISDYEGVLKELRANEGDTVRVGETIAVVDEKGESSQPASQVLQEEEMKKQIPFQQEAPTESKPAENATPEKKDRPIASPAARKLAREKGIDLSSVPTIDPLGRVRKHDVELYNPNAGSISAEKASVQPQKPDQPVILQTEAVKPVERIRMSRRRQTIANRLVEVQQTAAMLTTFNEVDMTAVINLRKRRKDKFFEEHDVRLGFMSFFTKAVVAALKKQPYLNAEIQGDEILLKKYYDIGIAVAAPEGLVVPVVRDADRKNFAEIESDIMELAEKARTNKLSLKDLQGGTFTITNGGVFGSLLSTPILNGPQVGILGMHKIQLRPVAIDEERIENRPMMYIALTYDHRIVDGKEAVTFLAKVKELIEDPESLLLEG, encoded by the coding sequence GTGGCAGAAATTAAAGTTCCTGAATTAGCAGAATCAATAACCGAAGGAACAATTGCACAATGGCTGAAAAAGCCTGGTGATTTTGTGAATAAAGGCGAGTATATTGTAGAACTTGAAACAGATAAAGTGAACGTAGAAATTATTTCTGACTATGAAGGTGTCTTGAAAGAGCTTCGAGCAAATGAAGGAGATACCGTAAGAGTCGGAGAAACAATCGCTGTTGTCGATGAAAAGGGAGAATCTTCACAGCCAGCATCGCAAGTTTTACAAGAAGAAGAGATGAAGAAACAAATTCCTTTTCAACAGGAAGCACCTACCGAAAGTAAACCAGCAGAAAATGCAACGCCCGAAAAGAAAGACAGACCTATCGCGTCACCTGCTGCCCGAAAATTAGCAAGGGAAAAAGGGATTGATCTAAGCAGTGTTCCAACAATTGATCCACTTGGAAGAGTAAGAAAACACGATGTTGAATTATATAATCCGAACGCGGGTTCAATTAGTGCTGAAAAAGCTTCAGTACAACCGCAAAAACCTGACCAGCCGGTTATACTACAGACAGAAGCCGTCAAACCGGTAGAACGGATTCGCATGTCGCGGCGCCGTCAAACGATCGCAAATCGCCTTGTAGAAGTTCAGCAAACCGCTGCCATGCTTACAACTTTTAATGAAGTTGACATGACTGCAGTGATAAACTTGAGGAAACGCCGTAAAGATAAATTTTTCGAAGAACATGATGTACGCTTAGGCTTCATGTCATTTTTTACAAAAGCAGTCGTCGCTGCTTTAAAGAAACAGCCTTATTTAAATGCTGAAATTCAAGGTGATGAAATCCTGCTGAAAAAATATTATGACATCGGAATTGCCGTAGCCGCTCCGGAAGGATTAGTTGTACCAGTTGTAAGGGATGCAGACCGTAAGAATTTTGCGGAGATTGAATCTGATATTATGGAACTTGCTGAAAAAGCAAGAACAAACAAATTGTCATTAAAAGATCTTCAAGGCGGAACATTTACGATTACAAACGGCGGTGTGTTTGGATCATTGCTGTCTACACCAATTTTGAATGGCCCGCAAGTGGGGATTTTAGGTATGCACAAAATCCAGCTTCGTCCAGTTGCAATTGATGAGGAAAGAATTGAGAATCGTCCTATGATGTACATTGCATTAACATATGACCATCGCATTGTAGACGGAAAAGAAGCCGTTACATTCCTTGCTAAAGTAAAAGAACTGATTGAGGATCCGGAATCACTGCTTTTAGAAGGATGA